Genomic DNA from bacterium:
TAAATAGCCGAGATCATTTGGTAGGTGATGCCGTAAACGATGTAATCAACCCTGTCCGCCAGGGGGTCGTCATCCCCCGCCGACAGCCCGTCCGAGCAGGCGGTCAGGGCCGCAAAGAGGAGGACTACCACCCCTCCCCCGAGTATCAGCAACTTGCGCATTTTAACCTCCGTTAGTGGGACTTATCAATTGCACCAGTTAAACTAGCACATAAAAAGGGGCTCGGCAAGGGTCGGTTAAAGAAATTTTGGATGAATTTTCGTTTAACAAACACGGGGCTTAAACCCCTTGTTTCTACGCGAAAACTGCGGGGATAGAATCCCCGCCGCTATACCCCCCCTCCCTAACCCTCCCCCCAAAGTGGGGAGGGGACTCGGCGGCCCTGGTCAACGCTTTACGCGTTCATCTCAAAAACATGCCCAACCGCCGTTGACCTGTGATAAAATAACCGTCGGTATCAACTCCTGGATTGAATCAGGGGTGGGGGATTTGTTGTCCCGCCGCCCGCGAGGCCAATTTACCGACGAAAGGGAGGTACGTTGATGAAGATTCTGAACATGGTGCTCATCCTGGTCTTTGTCTTTGCCGCGGGGGCCCTGGCGGCGGAAAAGACGGTTTACCTGGAAGACTTCGACGCCTCGTGGTGAGGCTACTGCCCCATTATGCGTGAAGCTTTCACGCATCTCCGCGCGGATTATTCCGAGTCTGACCTCACGATGGTCTCCAACCACTGCGGCGACGGCTACGCCAACGATTACACCAACTACCGCAAGAGCTACTGCTCCGTCACCGGTTACCCCACCGCCATGGTGGACTACATCTACAAGCTCGTCGGAACCTACTCCACCTGGCAGTTGGACTACGACTGGCTCAAGACCCGGATAGACATGCAGCTCGCCAAGGAGTCCGAGGCCACCCTGGACCTCAACTACTTCCCCATCGGCGACGAGGTTTATCTGGAGACCACGGTGAACCTGGAAGACGACATCTCGAACGAGTGGTGGGTGTGGATGGTCGTGTACCAGGAAATGTGGGACACGTATCCGCTGGTGGTCCGCGCCGGCGATACCACGCCGGCGGTGCTCCAGATTTCCGGGTCCGGCGAGAGCGACAGCTACTGCTGGGGCTTCGACCCCACCGGCTGGGACACCGAGCACCTGGTGGCCGTCTGCTTCCTGGAAAAGAACTCCGGGGACAAAGAGGTCGTGCAGTCCATGCTGATCCACCTGGACCTGGGCAGCATGCTTGACACACACGAGCCCATCGTGGAGGACATCGACCCCCAGAACGGCGAGGACGATGTGCCGATTGATGCGAGCATCGAGTTCACCCTGCGCGACGACTCGGGGATAAACCTGGACACGCTGGACTTCTCCGTGACGGACGACACGCTTTCCAGCGGCCGTGCGCTCACCCCCGGCGGCCACTCCCTCTCCGCCGGCTTCACCCGCAGCGGTGATATCTCCGGCGTAATGGACATTGACGACTCCGACCCCCAGTCCGTGGTCTGCACCTTCACCCCGGACGACGAGTTCGGCTACGAGGCGACCATCACCTGCACCATCGCGGCGGGGCTGGAGGACGGCCTGGGCATTCCCACCAGCGATGACTTCGTTTGGAACTTCATCACCGAGGAGTGGGTCAGGATTCAGACGACGACCTGGGGCGCCATCAAGGCCCAGTTCTAGCCGAGCGTTGGGATTCGTAAGGGCGGGTTTTGGCCCGCCCTTTTCGTTGGTAAAAAAGTCGAGGCGGGTGTCCACACCCGCCCGCCCCTCTCCCTAGCCCTCCCCCCAGAGGGGGGAGGGGACCGCTGCGACCCTCACCCTAACCCGTAGGCGAGCCTCTCCCTGGAAGGGAGAGGGGACATGCAGCAGCCCTCACCCCAGCCCGCGCCTCGTTGCGCTGACGTAGGGGCGGGTCTCGTGGCCCGCATGTTCTTCACCCCTCACCCTAGCCCTCCCCCCAAAGGGGGGAGGGGAAATTCACCCCGCCATGCGCACCAGCTCCACCACCGCGTCGTACACCATCTGCAGCCCGATGGTCAGCGTGATGAGCCCCGAGAGCCGGATGCTCACGTTGACCACGTTGCGGTTGATGACCTTCTGCAATAAAAGGGTCAGGCGCATGAGCCCCACGTTGAGGGCGATGGCGGCGC
This window encodes:
- a CDS encoding Ig-like domain-containing protein; translation: MREAFTHLRADYSESDLTMVSNHCGDGYANDYTNYRKSYCSVTGYPTAMVDYIYKLVGTYSTWQLDYDWLKTRIDMQLAKESEATLDLNYFPIGDEVYLETTVNLEDDISNEWWVWMVVYQEMWDTYPLVVRAGDTTPAVLQISGSGESDSYCWGFDPTGWDTEHLVAVCFLEKNSGDKEVVQSMLIHLDLGSMLDTHEPIVEDIDPQNGEDDVPIDASIEFTLRDDSGINLDTLDFSVTDDTLSSGRALTPGGHSLSAGFTRSGDISGVMDIDDSDPQSVVCTFTPDDEFGYEATITCTIAAGLEDGLGIPTSDDFVWNFITEEWVRIQTTTWGAIKAQF